Proteins encoded within one genomic window of Streptomyces taklimakanensis:
- a CDS encoding AAA family ATPase yields MSSLESACTAQGGAGAVPRRAAAPAPTGGRDLRGTTGVRVLRFPAGDRVVVSGLPGSGKSTLIRRVVAVHETVTRIDSQDMRERWEARLPARLPYALYRPLVRVAHYLSLRRALASTASVVVHDCGSQGWVRRWLASNARRRGRALHMVLLDVPPPVALAGQAERGRGVSAYAFARHRRAVRRLVATSQAGRPPTGCASVVLLDRAAAGALRGVVFD; encoded by the coding sequence GTGAGCAGCCTGGAGAGCGCCTGTACGGCGCAGGGTGGGGCCGGGGCGGTACCGCGGCGCGCGGCGGCGCCCGCACCGACGGGCGGGCGCGATCTGCGCGGGACGACGGGGGTACGGGTCCTGCGCTTCCCGGCGGGGGACCGGGTGGTCGTCTCCGGACTGCCGGGCAGCGGCAAGTCCACCCTGATCCGGCGCGTGGTGGCCGTCCACGAGACGGTGACGCGGATCGACTCCCAGGACATGCGGGAGCGCTGGGAGGCGCGGCTGCCGGCCCGGCTGCCGTACGCCCTCTACCGTCCCCTGGTGCGCGTCGCCCACTACCTCTCCCTGCGCCGGGCGCTGGCCTCGACGGCGAGCGTGGTGGTGCACGACTGCGGTTCCCAGGGCTGGGTGCGCCGCTGGCTGGCGTCGAACGCGCGGCGCCGCGGCCGGGCGCTGCACATGGTGCTGCTGGACGTGCCGCCCCCGGTGGCCCTGGCGGGGCAGGCGGAGCGGGGGCGGGGCGTGTCGGCGTACGCCTTCGCCCGGCACCGCAGGGCGGTGCGGCGCCTGGTGGCGACGTCGCAGGCGGGCCGACCGCCCACCGGCTGCGCCTCGGTGGTGTTGCTGGACCGGGCGGCGGCCGGTGCGCTGCGCGGGGTCGTCTTCGACTGA
- a CDS encoding enhanced serine sensitivity protein SseB — translation MTIPQQYGPGHGGRPGNELEETLAASVDVPGAGARLLEVLGRSSLWVPLPEGGSPTAPNLDLPTVQLDGAPYVPVFSSEEQFLRCAGSHLSFAVAPAREFARGLPPQVGIVVNPEGPVGLPLPPPAVAELCREPGPEGVPGTASGARVRLFEPDWQEEPVDFLAAAAGEFAVLPQVRSARRGLASVEGDPPALFVGVELDLLDPPARAAAHDALGRALGREPVRWPVQMVLLDAARDPVVDWMRQCVRPFYARTDPPR, via the coding sequence ATGACCATCCCGCAGCAGTACGGACCGGGACACGGCGGCCGGCCCGGCAACGAGCTGGAGGAGACGCTCGCCGCGTCCGTCGACGTCCCCGGGGCGGGTGCCCGGCTGCTGGAGGTGCTCGGGCGCAGCAGCCTGTGGGTGCCGCTGCCCGAGGGCGGCTCGCCGACCGCCCCGAACCTCGATCTGCCCACGGTCCAGCTCGACGGGGCGCCGTACGTGCCCGTCTTCAGCTCGGAGGAGCAGTTCCTGCGGTGCGCCGGCTCGCACCTGTCCTTCGCCGTCGCCCCCGCCCGCGAGTTCGCCCGCGGTCTGCCGCCGCAGGTGGGCATCGTGGTCAACCCCGAGGGCCCCGTTGGTCTGCCGCTGCCTCCGCCGGCCGTGGCCGAGCTGTGCCGCGAGCCCGGCCCGGAGGGTGTGCCGGGGACGGCGAGCGGCGCCCGGGTGCGGCTCTTCGAGCCCGACTGGCAGGAGGAACCGGTGGACTTCCTGGCCGCCGCGGCCGGGGAGTTCGCGGTGCTGCCGCAGGTCCGCAGCGCACGCCGCGGTCTGGCCAGCGTCGAGGGCGATCCGCCCGCGCTGTTCGTCGGAGTGGAGTTGGACCTGCTGGATCCCCCGGCCCGCGCGGCGGCGCACGACGCGCTGGGCCGGGCGCTGGGTCGGGAGCCGGTGCGCTGGCCGGTGCAGATGGTGCTGTTGGACGCGGCACGGGATCCGGTCGTGGACTGGATGCGCCAGTGCGTCAGGCCCTTCTACGCGCGCACCGATCCGCCGCGCTGA
- a CDS encoding enhanced serine sensitivity protein SseB C-terminal domain-containing protein: MSAGGSVDQLLRQVAPGRYDAYEALLHALARDRVWMLLWHGRAGSPDAQYGNMEVAGHGYAPCVTSEQELATSGWTRSHEVVGGREVAAALFPDRWGLWLNPHAPGGGVGVPWLDLRRIAGGLDRLPAGPLRIGEPTVEVPHFYAQLVQNAHRTPAVRALRRAWVQPVLGSPYLAIGLDLYDDGPQSVESVRSMMHRSVASVPEGLAVSTVSMSDGYDPVAMWLRANSRPFFDRDAHQGAAPVAPVAAPAPGYGPGHGYGYPRTH; encoded by the coding sequence GTGAGCGCGGGTGGAAGCGTCGATCAGCTGCTGCGCCAGGTGGCGCCCGGACGGTACGACGCCTACGAGGCGCTGCTGCACGCCCTCGCCCGGGACCGGGTGTGGATGCTGCTCTGGCACGGTCGGGCCGGTTCCCCCGACGCCCAGTACGGGAACATGGAGGTCGCCGGGCACGGCTACGCGCCCTGCGTGACGTCGGAGCAGGAGCTGGCGACCTCGGGCTGGACGCGGTCGCACGAGGTGGTGGGCGGACGCGAGGTCGCCGCCGCCCTCTTCCCCGACCGCTGGGGGCTGTGGCTCAACCCGCACGCCCCCGGCGGCGGTGTCGGCGTTCCCTGGCTGGATCTGCGCCGGATCGCCGGCGGGCTGGACCGACTGCCCGCCGGGCCGCTGCGCATCGGCGAACCGACGGTCGAGGTCCCCCACTTCTACGCCCAGCTCGTCCAGAACGCCCACCGCACCCCCGCCGTGCGCGCCCTGCGCCGGGCCTGGGTGCAGCCCGTGCTGGGGTCGCCGTACCTGGCGATCGGTCTCGACCTCTACGACGACGGTCCGCAGTCGGTGGAGTCCGTGCGGTCGATGATGCACCGGTCGGTGGCCTCGGTGCCCGAGGGGTTGGCCGTCTCGACCGTGTCGATGTCGGACGGCTACGACCCGGTCGCCATGTGGCTGCGGGCCAACTCCCGGCCCTTCTTCGACCGTGACGCCCACCAGGGCGCCGCGCCGGTCGCCCCGGTGGCGGCCCCCGCTCCCGGGTACGGCCCCGGGCACGGTTACGGTTACCCCCGCACCCACTGA
- a CDS encoding ABC transporter substrate-binding protein: MRITSSRVVQTIAAALAVGVIATGCASERGEKGEGGDTFVFGAAGDPGSLDPALASDGETFRITRQAFEALIEHEPGGTELVGGLAKSWESDETGTEWTFELREGVTFHDGEKLTAEAVCKNYDHWFNWTGTYQESAVSYYWQKIFGGFAKNESEDAPKANYKGCEAKDELTAVISVHEATANLPGGFSLQALAIHSPKAIDAYKKQELSGEGDAISYPDYSQEAGTVAGTGPFRITEWDKGNKEVTLERFDDYWGEKAGVEKLVFRTIAEESARRQALQAGNIHGYDLVAPSDVKTLEKEGFQVPVRGVFNIFYMGMSQEANEALKKKDVRQAITHAIDRENIVKTQLPEGGVVATQFMPDTVDGYSDKVATYEFSTDKAKELLKKAGEEKLKVTFCYPTEVTRPYMPAPADMFELMKVDLEKAGVTVEPKPMKWAPDYIDATEAGTCDLHLLGWTGDFNDAYNFIGTWFAGYDKQWGFRDDKVFDAVKKSSAEPDAAKRVELYKKANEAIMEYIPGVPISSSPPSIAFAEDVNPPRVSPLTQENFAEVSFK; the protein is encoded by the coding sequence ATGCGAATAACCAGTTCCAGGGTCGTCCAGACGATCGCGGCCGCCCTCGCGGTTGGTGTGATCGCCACTGGATGTGCCAGCGAACGAGGCGAGAAGGGCGAGGGCGGCGACACCTTCGTCTTCGGCGCCGCCGGTGACCCCGGCTCCCTGGACCCGGCGCTGGCCAGTGACGGCGAGACGTTCCGGATCACCCGCCAGGCCTTCGAGGCGCTGATCGAGCACGAGCCGGGCGGCACCGAGCTGGTCGGTGGGCTCGCGAAGTCCTGGGAGAGCGACGAGACCGGCACCGAGTGGACCTTCGAACTCCGCGAGGGCGTGACGTTCCACGACGGTGAGAAGCTCACCGCCGAGGCCGTCTGCAAGAACTACGACCACTGGTTCAACTGGACCGGTACGTACCAGGAGAGCGCGGTCTCCTACTACTGGCAGAAGATCTTCGGCGGCTTCGCCAAGAACGAGAGCGAGGACGCCCCGAAGGCCAACTACAAGGGCTGCGAGGCGAAGGACGAGCTCACCGCCGTCATCAGCGTGCACGAGGCCACCGCCAACCTGCCCGGCGGCTTCTCGCTCCAGGCGCTGGCCATCCACTCCCCGAAGGCCATCGACGCCTACAAGAAGCAGGAGCTGAGCGGCGAGGGCGACGCCATCTCCTACCCCGACTACAGCCAGGAGGCCGGCACCGTCGCGGGTACCGGTCCCTTCCGGATCACCGAGTGGGACAAGGGCAACAAGGAAGTCACCCTCGAGCGGTTCGACGACTACTGGGGTGAGAAGGCCGGCGTCGAGAAGCTGGTCTTCCGCACCATCGCCGAGGAGTCCGCGCGCCGCCAGGCGCTGCAGGCCGGCAACATCCACGGCTACGACCTGGTCGCGCCCTCGGACGTGAAGACCCTGGAGAAGGAAGGCTTCCAGGTCCCGGTCCGCGGCGTGTTCAACATCTTCTACATGGGCATGTCGCAGGAGGCGAACGAGGCCCTGAAGAAGAAGGACGTCCGCCAGGCGATCACCCACGCCATCGACCGCGAGAACATCGTCAAGACGCAGCTGCCCGAGGGCGGCGTGGTGGCCACCCAGTTCATGCCGGACACCGTCGACGGTTACTCGGACAAGGTCGCCACCTACGAGTTCAGCACGGACAAGGCCAAGGAGCTGCTGAAGAAGGCCGGCGAGGAGAAGCTGAAGGTCACCTTCTGCTACCCGACCGAGGTCACCCGCCCGTACATGCCCGCCCCGGCCGACATGTTCGAGCTGATGAAGGTCGACCTGGAGAAGGCCGGCGTCACCGTCGAGCCCAAGCCCATGAAGTGGGCCCCGGACTACATCGACGCCACCGAGGCCGGCACCTGCGACCTGCACCTGCTGGGCTGGACCGGTGACTTCAACGACGCCTACAACTTCATCGGCACCTGGTTCGCCGGCTACGACAAGCAGTGGGGCTTCCGCGACGACAAGGTCTTCGACGCGGTGAAGAAGTCCAGCGCCGAGCCGGACGCAGCCAAGCGGGTGGAGCTGTACAAGAAGGCCAACGAGGCCATCATGGAGTACATCCCGGGCGTTCCGATCTCCTCCTCCCCGCCGTCCATCGCGTTCGCCGAGGACGTCAATCCGCCGAGGGTCTCCCCGCTGACGCAGGAGAACTTCGCAGAGGTCTCCTTCAAGTAA
- a CDS encoding ABC transporter permease subunit, producing the protein MLRLVVRRLLQLIPTLLGLSVLLFIWLNRLPGGPAAAMLGERATEADRARIEAALGLDQPVWVQYGRFLKRLSELDLGVSTQTGQPVWDEFTRAFPATVELGISAMIIAIAVGVPLGYFAARRRGSWLDITAVSGSLVGICIPVFFLAFLLKELFAVQLGWFPSFGRQTTGIDATEITGFYVLDGILTGEFDAAWDAVRHLVLPALALSSIPLAIITRMTRASVLEVLGEDYVRTAESKGLSRQVVRGRHVLRNALLPVVTAVGLLTGGLLSGAVLTESVFAFGGIGSFIKDAISQRDYPVLVGFIMFIAAVYVVINLLVDLAYSLIDPRVRVH; encoded by the coding sequence GTGTTGCGTCTCGTCGTACGAAGACTGCTCCAACTGATACCCACCCTGCTGGGCCTGTCCGTTCTGCTGTTCATCTGGCTGAACCGGCTGCCCGGCGGACCCGCTGCGGCCATGCTCGGCGAGCGTGCGACCGAGGCGGACAGGGCCCGCATCGAGGCGGCCCTCGGGCTCGACCAGCCCGTGTGGGTCCAGTACGGCCGCTTCCTCAAGCGGCTGTCCGAGCTGGACCTGGGGGTCTCCACCCAGACCGGCCAGCCGGTGTGGGACGAGTTCACCCGGGCGTTCCCGGCCACGGTGGAGCTCGGCATCTCGGCCATGATCATCGCCATCGCCGTCGGTGTGCCGCTGGGCTACTTCGCCGCCCGCCGGCGCGGCAGCTGGCTGGACATCACCGCGGTCTCCGGCTCCCTGGTGGGCATCTGCATCCCGGTGTTCTTCCTGGCCTTCCTGCTCAAGGAGCTCTTCGCCGTCCAGCTCGGCTGGTTCCCCAGCTTCGGCCGCCAGACCACCGGCATCGACGCCACCGAGATCACCGGCTTCTACGTCCTGGACGGCATCCTCACCGGCGAGTTCGACGCGGCCTGGGACGCGGTGAGGCACCTGGTGCTCCCGGCCCTGGCGCTCTCCTCGATCCCGCTGGCCATCATCACCCGTATGACCCGGGCCAGCGTCCTGGAGGTGCTCGGCGAGGACTACGTGCGCACCGCCGAGTCCAAGGGACTGAGCCGTCAGGTGGTGCGCGGCCGCCATGTGCTGCGCAACGCGCTGCTGCCGGTCGTCACCGCCGTCGGCCTGCTCACCGGCGGCCTGCTGTCGGGCGCGGTGCTCACCGAGTCGGTCTTCGCCTTCGGCGGCATCGGCTCGTTCATCAAGGACGCCATCTCCCAGCGTGACTACCCGGTCCTGGTGGGCTTCATCATGTTCATCGCGGCCGTCTACGTCGTCATCAACCTGCTGGTCGACCTCGCCTACAGCCTTATCGACCCGAGAGTGCGGGTGCACTGA